From the genome of Cryptococcus neoformans var. neoformans B-3501A chromosome 1, whole genome shotgun sequence, one region includes:
- a CDS encoding hypothetical protein (HMMPfam hit to DUF654, Protein of unknown function, DUF654, score: 179.2, E(): 8.2e-51) — MSKRLSRRKQREAEELEALRTPTPPAKELVGELEESEDEGPRPLLSVPVNAFAALEEEDYNEDDVEEEEQHTPSVIPEKSKKKNKKKKTSKKTKAPDPFAGLDEVDRALAELKLRYGEEASEAGSSKTAEVAGEGRSSMSFRNLLSVDPKNLDADAELRRFFGSKVIASTAQPNKRRPGVLSKLRYTISKPKSQYPPTTSLSGLVMREMLNEEVNELYRRRGREQLDKGEKWFTFEHVGVWREIERQFMGAVQSHDPNQLMALLQVYPWHVDTLLQMSEVYRLQSDIGAASDYAERALYAFDRCLMPTFSVVSGASRLDFDRVENRPLFTALHRIISYLGRRGCWATAFNFAKLLFSLDPEGDHHGAAFWLDFLAIKSGNSSWLLSMIDQGDSQPAAASWFAYPGMAYAKALALRIEEEKSKSQDHTASDLALQEAITDFPQVVVPLADKIGASLPEGVRSEALFSVEAGYSESPSNAIQLLSHIYVSRSEALWKDANRLQWFEDQVVHALPELYSESSKLARDDILALIQAPRDPMDDSINVPSFICRHVLCSENTSWLAFLPPVITSRPFHSFDPLPPTTAISVYDSSYFSGVRPSRRGGVAANDRPDGAWLMMNTFVERIFDAVQQDLENWRERVQVIWEQLQRENDMGRLPQAERDNMYEGLIRLAENVANGLHAQQAVNPGGMPGAFPEAEGNH, encoded by the exons ATGTCGAAAAGACTCAGTAGACGTAAACAGagagaggcagaagaacTTGAAGCCCTTAGAACGCCCACTCCTCCTGCTAAAGAGCTCGTGGGAGAGCTGGAGgaaagtgaagatgagggtCCTCGGCCCCTCCTATCTGTCCCGGTCAACGCCTTTGCCGCC cttgaagaagaagattacaatgaagatgatgttgaagaagaggagcagcaTACTCCTTCTGTAATCCCCGAAAAG agcaagaaaaagaacaagaagaaaaaaaccaGCAAGAAGACGAAAGCTCCGGATCCATTTGCTGGTCTTGACGAAGTTGATAGGGCTTTGGCAGAGCTAAAACTCCG ATATGGTGAAGAGGCATCTGAAGCAGGCTCATCAAAGACCGCCGAAGTTGCTGGAGAGGGACGGAGTAGTATGAGCTTTCG AAACTTGTTGTCAGTCGATCCTAAGAACCTTGATGCCGATGCAGAATTACGGCGCTTTTTTGGCTCTAAAGTA ATTGCCTCAACAGCTCAACCCAATAAACGTCGCCCTGGCGTCCTATCTAAGCTTCGCTACACAATATCCAAACCCAAATCCCAGTATCCGCCAACGACATCGCTTTCCGGACTTGTGATGCGAGAAATGCTGAATGAAGAGGTGAACGAGCTCTATCGGAGACGAGGGCGTGAGCAATTGGATAAAGGCGAAAAGTGGTTTACGTTTGAGCATGTTGGTGTCTGGAGAGAAATCGAGAGGCAGTTCATGGGAGCCGTCCAGTCTCATG ATCCTAACCAGTTGATGGCCTTGCTTCAAGTCTATCCATGGCATGTCGATACTTTGCTGCAAATGAGCGAAGTCTACAGGCTTCAGTCGG ATATCGGAGCTGCATCAGATTATGCTGAGCGCGCTCTCTATGCTTTCGATAGATGCCTTATGCCAACTTTTAGTGTAGTCTCTGGTGCTTCTAGGCTGGATTTTGATCGAGTCGAAAACAGACCGTTGTTCACAGCCTTGCACAGGATCATCTC CTATTTGGGCAGAAGAGGTTGTTGGGCTACTGCATTTAATTTTGCGAAACTTTTGTTCTCTCTGGACCCAGAG GGGGACCATCATGGAGCGGCATTCTGGCTTGATTTCCTTGCCATCAAATCTGGCAACTCGTCGTGGCTTCTATCTATGATCGACCAAGGTGACAGTCAACCTGCTGCTGCCTCGTGGTTCGCGTATCCGGGAATGGCCTATGCCAAGGCCCTAGCTCTTCGAatagaggaggagaaaagcAAGAGTCAGGACCATACAGCAAGCGACCTTGCATTACAAGAGGCGATCACAGATTTCCCGCAGGTTGTCGTACCCCTGGCGGATAAAATTGGGGCCAGTTTGCCTGAAGGTGTAAGAAGCGAAGCGCTTTTCAGCGTCGAAGCTGGCTACAG CGAGTCCCCATCCAACGCGATCCAGCTTCTGTCACATATCTATGTGTCTCGCTCCGAAGCATTGTGGAAGGACGCCAATCGTCTGCAGTGGTTTGAGGACCAGGTAGTCCATGCACTACCTGAGTTGTATTCAGAATCCTCCAAACTTGCTCGAGACGATATCCTAGCTCTTATTCAAGCGCCCCGAGACCCTATGGACGATTCCATCAACGTTCCTTCTTTTATATGCCGACATGTGCTGTGCTCGGAGAATACATCGTGGTTGgctttcctccctcctgTAATCACGTCTCGtcctttccattcttttGATCCACTTCCACCGACGACAGCCATCTCCGTATACGATTCGTCATACTTTTCAGGCGTGCGACCCTCACGGCGTGGCGGAGTTGCTGCAAACGACCGTCCCGACGGGGCTTggctgatgatgaacaCATTCGTGGAGCGAATCTTTGATGCAGTACAGCAAGATCTTGAAAACTGGCGAGAACGAGTGCAAGTAATATGGGAGCAGCTCCAGAGGGAGAATGACATGGGGAGGTTACCTCAAGCAGAGAGGGACAATATGTATGAAGGT TTGATAAGACTAGCCGAAAATGTGGCCAACGGCCTGCATGCTCAACAAGCTGTCAATCCTGGGGGCATGCCAGGCGCTTTCCCAGAAGCCGAAGGCAACCATTGA
- a CDS encoding 40S ribosomal protein S11 (Match to ESTs gb|CF191738.1|CF191738, gb|CF187869.1|CF187869, gb|CF192841.1|CF192841; HMMPfam hit to Ribosomal_S17, Ribosomal protein S17, score: 141.5, E(): 1.8e-39): MAEQTEKAFQKQHLFQNAKSKGGKKIATKTKRWYKDVGLGFKTPNEAINGTYIDKKCPFTGDVSIRGRILNGIVHSTKMTNTIIIRREYLHYIPKYRRYEKRHKNLAAHCSPAFRVEIGDQVTVGQCRPLSKTVRFNVVRVSKNKAAKGFAKF, from the exons ATGGCCGAGCAGACCGAGAAAGCTTTCCAGAAGCAGCACCTTTTCCAGAACGCCAAGTCTAAGG GcggcaagaagattgcTACCAAGACTAAGCGATGGTACAAGGATGTCGGTCTCGGTTTCAAGACCCCCAATG AGGCCATCAACGGCACCTACATCGACAAGAAGTGCCCCTTCACTGGCGATGTCTCTATTCGAGGCCGAATCCTTAACGGTATCGTCCACTCTACCAAGATGACCAAcactatcatcatccgacGAGAGTACCTCCACTA TATCCCCAAGTATCGACGATACGAGAAGCGACACAAGAACCTTGCCGCCCACTGCTCTCCTGCTTTCCGAGTCGAGATTGGTGACCAGGTTACTGTTG GTCAATGCCGACCTCTCTCCAAAACTGTCCGATTCAACGTTGTCCGTGTCTCTAAGAACAAGGCTGCTAAGGGCTTTGCCAAGTTCTAA